In Leuconostoc kimchii IMSNU 11154, one genomic interval encodes:
- the atpA gene encoding F0F1 ATP synthase subunit alpha translates to MAIQAEEISALIKQQLEKFDTTLTVEEVGTVTYIGDGVARATGLANAMAGELLEFANGTFGMAQNLDSSEVGIIILGGFDDIREGDTVKRTGRIMEVPVGEQLIGRVVNTLGQPIDGLGEIKTEKTRPVEVKAPGVMQRKSVFEPLQTGIKAIDALVPIGRGQRELIIGDRKTGKTSLAIDTILNQKDQNMIVIYVAIGQKDSTVRTQVETLRQLGAMDYTIVVNAGPSEPAPMLYLAPYVGAAMGEEFMYNGKHVLIVYDDLSKQATAYRELSLILRRPPGREAYPGDVFYLHSRLLERAAKLSDELGGGSMTALPFIETQAGDVSAYIPTNVISITDGQVFLDADQFYAGVRPAIDAGTSVSRVGGDAQIKAMKKVAGTLRLDLASFRELESFAQFGSDLDAATQAKLARGRRTVEILKQPLHKPMPVQQQVIVLYALTHGYIDDVDIADIQRFQDELIAYVDANAADLFKTIVETKNLPEEAALNSAIEAFKAGFANSTAE, encoded by the coding sequence ATGGCTATTCAAGCTGAAGAAATTTCTGCTTTAATTAAGCAACAGCTCGAAAAGTTCGACACAACGCTAACTGTAGAAGAAGTGGGTACTGTTACCTATATTGGTGATGGTGTGGCACGTGCAACTGGCTTAGCAAATGCTATGGCTGGTGAACTGCTCGAATTTGCTAATGGCACATTCGGCATGGCCCAAAACCTCGACTCAAGCGAAGTTGGAATCATCATTCTTGGTGGTTTTGATGATATTCGTGAAGGTGATACAGTTAAGCGTACTGGGCGCATCATGGAAGTGCCTGTTGGCGAACAATTAATTGGACGCGTTGTAAACACCTTGGGGCAACCAATCGATGGATTGGGTGAAATCAAGACTGAGAAAACACGTCCTGTCGAGGTTAAAGCACCCGGTGTTATGCAACGTAAGTCGGTGTTCGAACCGTTACAGACTGGTATTAAAGCAATCGATGCCCTCGTCCCAATTGGACGTGGACAACGTGAATTAATTATTGGAGACCGTAAGACAGGTAAAACGTCTTTGGCCATCGATACAATTTTGAACCAAAAAGATCAAAACATGATTGTTATTTATGTCGCGATTGGTCAAAAAGATTCAACTGTGCGTACACAAGTTGAAACGTTACGTCAGTTAGGCGCAATGGATTATACAATCGTTGTCAATGCTGGTCCTTCAGAACCAGCGCCAATGTTGTACTTAGCACCTTATGTTGGTGCAGCCATGGGTGAAGAATTCATGTACAATGGCAAGCATGTGTTGATTGTGTATGATGATTTGTCAAAGCAAGCTACAGCATATCGTGAGCTGTCATTGATTCTCCGCCGTCCACCAGGACGTGAAGCTTATCCTGGTGATGTGTTCTATCTACATTCACGTTTACTCGAGCGTGCAGCTAAATTATCGGATGAACTTGGCGGTGGTTCAATGACTGCTCTCCCATTTATCGAGACACAAGCTGGTGATGTGTCAGCTTATATTCCAACGAACGTTATTTCCATTACTGATGGACAAGTGTTCTTGGATGCTGATCAATTCTATGCAGGTGTACGACCAGCCATTGATGCTGGAACATCTGTTTCACGTGTTGGTGGTGATGCACAGATTAAGGCAATGAAAAAAGTGGCCGGTACATTACGTTTGGACTTGGCATCATTCCGTGAATTGGAAAGTTTCGCACAATTCGGATCAGATTTGGATGCAGCAACGCAAGCTAAATTGGCTCGTGGTCGTCGTACAGTCGAAATTTTGAAACAACCACTACACAAGCCAATGCCTGTGCAACAACAAGTTATTGTTTTGTATGCCTTAACTCATGGTTATATCGATGACGTTGATATCGCTGATATCCAACGTTTTCAAGATGAATTAATCGCATATGTTGACGCAAATGCTGCTGACTTGTTTAAGACAATTGTCGAAACAAAAAATTTGCCTGAAGAAGCTGCACTGAATTCAGCAATTGAAGCCTTCAAGGCTGGCTTTGCTAATTCAACAGCGGAATAA
- a CDS encoding F0F1 ATP synthase subunit gamma, which translates to MASLQDIQRRISSTKKTRQITSAMQMVSTAKLSQIQRYSTGYQEYAARLEAVVEHLVSAHLFDNADAKHIPLIAQRPINKTGILVVTSDRGLVGSYNANVIKQTNELMARLNLNTTNTAILAVGGNGADFYKKRGFEVILEHRGVSDVPSFNEIRSVIKTVTSLYENAVFDALHVVYNHFVNRLTSEYRDVQLLPLTGDTLNAMGGTEEQKAELNIQSAYEIEPDTTAVLNVVLPQFAQSLVYEAVLDAKTAEHAASSTAMKGATDNAKDLIGRLELQFNRARQAAITTEITEITGGMAALE; encoded by the coding sequence ATGGCTTCTTTGCAAGATATTCAGCGTCGTATTTCATCTACTAAAAAGACGCGTCAAATTACGAGTGCCATGCAAATGGTCTCGACGGCTAAACTAAGTCAAATTCAACGTTATAGTACTGGTTATCAAGAATATGCTGCACGTTTGGAAGCAGTTGTAGAACATTTAGTTTCTGCTCATCTTTTTGACAACGCAGACGCTAAACATATCCCTCTAATCGCACAACGTCCAATCAACAAAACAGGTATCTTAGTTGTGACATCAGATCGTGGATTGGTTGGCTCTTATAATGCCAATGTTATCAAGCAAACCAATGAATTGATGGCACGTTTGAATTTGAATACCACGAACACAGCAATTCTTGCAGTGGGTGGTAATGGTGCCGATTTCTATAAGAAACGTGGCTTTGAAGTTATTCTAGAACACCGTGGTGTTTCAGATGTACCTTCCTTTAACGAAATTCGCTCAGTGATTAAAACAGTGACAAGTTTGTATGAAAATGCAGTGTTTGATGCACTTCATGTTGTCTACAATCATTTTGTCAACCGTCTGACTAGTGAGTATCGTGATGTTCAATTATTGCCATTGACTGGTGATACTTTAAACGCCATGGGTGGTACAGAAGAACAAAAGGCAGAATTGAATATTCAAAGTGCGTATGAAATTGAACCGGATACAACGGCTGTTTTGAACGTTGTGTTGCCGCAATTTGCACAAAGTTTAGTGTATGAAGCAGTTCTTGATGCTAAAACGGCGGAACATGCAGCCTCATCAACAGCGATGAAGGGTGCAACAGATAATGCCAAGGACCTTATTGGCCGCTTGGAATTACAGTTTAACCGCGCGCGTCAAGCAGCTATTACGACTGAAATTACAGAAATTACTGGTGGAATGGCTGCGTTGGAGTAA
- a CDS encoding phosphate/phosphite/phosphonate ABC transporter substrate-binding protein, with translation MSKNAKTLAAIVIVVIVAIVAYFGFTHAGAKETSDKTIKDLKIYFVPSKQPDQIVTMTAPLKGLLTKELKKEGYDVKNVDIKVGTSYEAAGEALTSGTADIGFIPGGTYVMYQDGAKVLLTATRAGLNKNSSDPEKWNDGKPTEQTSKQSSKYRSIFIAGPSKKGQELAKKVNAGEKLTWEDINSAKWGLSSTTSSAGYIYPALWLNKNYKKTISDLKSTVTVDSYGSGMARLASGQIDVMPAYGDARRDFASAWTTDYKQPQSIWQETNVIGVSQEIYNDTISVSKKSKTMTPELEKAVSKAFINLAKTDAGKKVIAIYSHEGYEPAQSSNYDGERDAQKVLKNLQK, from the coding sequence ATGAGTAAGAATGCGAAAACACTCGCAGCAATTGTTATTGTTGTTATCGTCGCTATTGTAGCGTACTTTGGCTTCACACATGCAGGTGCAAAAGAAACATCGGACAAGACAATTAAAGATTTAAAAATCTATTTTGTACCGTCAAAGCAACCTGATCAAATTGTTACTATGACTGCACCGCTGAAGGGTTTGTTAACTAAAGAACTTAAAAAAGAGGGTTATGACGTCAAAAACGTCGACATTAAGGTCGGCACAAGTTATGAAGCAGCAGGTGAAGCACTAACTTCTGGTACGGCTGATATTGGCTTTATCCCTGGCGGTACGTATGTGATGTATCAAGATGGTGCTAAAGTATTGTTAACGGCTACACGTGCAGGATTAAATAAAAATTCTTCAGACCCAGAAAAGTGGAATGACGGAAAGCCAACAGAGCAAACAAGCAAGCAGTCATCAAAGTACCGTTCAATATTCATTGCGGGACCTTCAAAAAAAGGTCAAGAATTAGCTAAAAAAGTTAATGCTGGTGAAAAGTTAACATGGGAAGACATTAACTCTGCTAAGTGGGGCTTGTCATCAACAACATCATCAGCTGGTTACATTTATCCAGCGTTGTGGTTGAATAAAAATTATAAAAAAACAATATCAGATTTAAAAAGCACAGTAACAGTTGATTCATATGGTTCAGGTATGGCTCGACTAGCTTCAGGACAAATTGATGTGATGCCTGCTTATGGTGATGCACGTCGTGACTTTGCAAGTGCTTGGACGACAGATTATAAGCAACCACAATCAATTTGGCAAGAAACAAACGTTATTGGTGTATCACAAGAAATTTATAACGACACAATTTCAGTTTCTAAGAAATCAAAAACAATGACACCGGAATTGGAAAAGGCAGTATCAAAGGCATTTATTAACTTAGCCAAAACTGATGCAGGTAAAAAAGTGATTGCCATCTATTCACATGAAGGATACGAGCCAGCCCAGTCATCAAATTATGATGGTGAGCGGGATGCACAAAAAGTATTAAAGAACTTACAAAAATAA
- a CDS encoding solute carrier family 23 protein: MAKKANTAIYDLYDKPPFFTWLGLSLQHLFSMFGATVLVPLLVGLNPGVALFTSGIGTLLHLLITRGKVPAYMGSSFAFIIPMASLMKTVGYPAVAQGIISVGIVYLVVAFIITFTGTGWIDAIFPAEVVGPIIMVIGLSLAGSAASSATTFNGQYDWKIFIVALLTLLATVAFNMFLKGFLGLLPVLLGIIFGYIVALFFGLVDLTPIAKASWFQLPDYETFIGKDGFKLYPAAILSMAPLALVTLSEHLGHLMVLSKITGHDFFVNPGLKRTLTGDGAASVVAGLVGGPAVTSYGENIGVMQLSRVYSVWVIGGAAFFAVIFSFVGKLSALISTIPGAVTGGVGFMLYGVIAAAGLQVIVDNKVDYSQKRNLMIAAPVMVVGIGNFHLQLGAQLDFSGVAIATVLGIVLNLVLPKVAASERE, translated from the coding sequence ATGGCAAAAAAAGCGAACACGGCAATTTATGATTTGTATGATAAACCACCATTCTTTACTTGGTTAGGTTTATCATTACAACATCTTTTCTCAATGTTTGGTGCAACGGTGCTAGTACCGTTACTCGTTGGTTTGAACCCTGGGGTGGCGCTGTTTACTTCCGGAATCGGGACACTACTTCATTTATTGATTACACGCGGAAAAGTGCCCGCTTATATGGGATCGAGCTTTGCCTTTATCATTCCGATGGCCTCATTAATGAAGACTGTGGGATATCCAGCTGTTGCACAAGGGATTATTTCTGTCGGTATCGTTTACTTAGTTGTGGCATTTATTATTACTTTTACAGGAACGGGTTGGATTGATGCTATTTTCCCAGCAGAGGTTGTTGGGCCAATCATTATGGTGATTGGCTTGAGCTTAGCTGGATCAGCAGCCAGTTCTGCAACAACATTTAATGGCCAATATGATTGGAAAATCTTTATTGTCGCCTTACTGACGCTATTAGCAACCGTGGCATTTAACATGTTTCTGAAGGGGTTTTTAGGTTTATTGCCTGTACTCTTGGGAATCATTTTTGGTTATATTGTTGCTTTATTTTTTGGATTAGTTGATCTAACACCAATTGCAAAGGCATCTTGGTTCCAATTACCAGATTATGAAACGTTTATTGGTAAAGATGGGTTTAAGCTTTATCCGGCAGCTATTTTAAGTATGGCCCCCTTAGCTTTAGTCACATTGTCTGAGCACTTAGGCCATTTAATGGTGCTGTCAAAAATAACGGGTCATGATTTCTTCGTTAATCCCGGGCTCAAACGAACTTTGACAGGAGACGGTGCGGCCTCAGTTGTGGCCGGCTTAGTAGGCGGACCTGCCGTGACGTCTTATGGTGAAAATATTGGTGTGATGCAATTAAGTCGTGTTTATTCCGTTTGGGTAATTGGCGGTGCCGCGTTCTTTGCCGTGATTTTCAGCTTTGTGGGTAAATTATCTGCACTGATCTCAACTATTCCTGGTGCGGTGACCGGTGGTGTGGGGTTCATGCTGTATGGTGTGATTGCTGCTGCGGGTTTGCAAGTCATTGTTGATAATAAAGTCGATTATAGTCAGAAACGAAACTTGATGATTGCTGCACCCGTAATGGTTGTTGGAATTGGTAATTTCCATTTGCAATTAGGTGCACAGTTAGACTTTTCCGGTGTTGCGATTGCAACAGTTTTGGGTATTGTATTGAATTTAGTTTTACCAAAAGTGGCTGCGAGCGAAAGAGAATAG
- the atpB gene encoding F0F1 ATP synthase subunit A, with the protein MNDPTAQFDFLGLTFDWGTIISTLLAMAIVVIVSIVLTRRLSLKPGKRQNLIEYLLEFTSSIVDGQLPKKQARQFGLYAFTLFFFLIVSNEMGLLLHFEGADGVTYLKSPTATPIAAMTLAVMSLVIAHGIGTQELGLKGYLKNMLFEPYSWMLPLNIIEQLANFLTLSLRLFGNIFAGEMLLTLVANNLAWPGHFNGLWTVAALPIEMIWQGFSLFIGGIQAYVFVILTSVFIAQLSGNE; encoded by the coding sequence ATGAATGACCCAACGGCACAATTTGATTTTTTAGGTCTGACATTTGACTGGGGAACGATCATTTCAACTTTGCTAGCAATGGCAATTGTTGTGATCGTATCAATTGTCTTGACACGGCGTCTGTCGTTAAAGCCAGGTAAGCGCCAGAACCTGATAGAGTATTTACTGGAATTTACGAGTAGTATTGTTGATGGGCAGTTACCGAAAAAACAAGCACGACAATTTGGTTTGTACGCTTTTACGCTATTTTTCTTTTTGATCGTGTCAAATGAAATGGGACTGTTGCTTCATTTTGAAGGAGCTGATGGCGTCACTTATCTTAAGTCACCAACAGCGACACCAATTGCAGCGATGACTTTGGCTGTGATGTCTTTGGTTATTGCGCATGGTATTGGGACGCAAGAACTTGGTTTAAAGGGCTATCTTAAAAATATGTTATTTGAGCCATATAGTTGGATGTTACCTCTGAACATTATTGAACAGCTGGCAAACTTTTTGACATTATCACTACGTTTGTTCGGTAACATATTTGCAGGGGAAATGTTGTTGACATTGGTAGCCAATAATTTAGCCTGGCCAGGACACTTTAATGGGCTATGGACAGTAGCTGCTCTGCCTATTGAAATGATATGGCAAGGATTTTCGCTGTTTATAGGTGGTATTCAAGCCTATGTATTCGTTATTTTGACGAGTGTCTTCATTGCACAACTCTCAGGAAACGAATAG
- the atpH gene encoding ATP synthase F1 subunit delta — protein MAKNLKDIANQYAKAIFELSTQQNNVDATRSDLNALKNVFNDNPNFVVVVTSNDIDSTSRDSLLTTLTTGAAEPIQNLVKLLAYNNRLAILPQIVDSFDDYYNEANGIVDVSAITAVALDDTRLAKLAAVFASKTGAQHVNLKNVVDQSILGGVILQSQSTLIDGSLKTKIAKMKAQLLG, from the coding sequence ATGGCAAAAAATCTTAAAGATATAGCTAACCAATACGCCAAAGCAATTTTTGAATTGTCTACGCAGCAAAATAACGTAGATGCCACACGGTCAGATTTGAATGCATTAAAAAATGTTTTCAATGATAATCCAAATTTTGTTGTTGTCGTAACCTCAAATGATATTGACAGCACGTCACGTGACAGCTTGTTGACAACGCTGACAACGGGTGCTGCTGAGCCAATTCAAAATTTGGTGAAACTATTAGCGTATAATAACCGATTGGCTATTTTACCCCAAATTGTTGATTCATTTGATGATTATTATAACGAAGCTAATGGCATTGTGGATGTTTCGGCAATCACAGCGGTTGCCCTAGACGATACGCGATTAGCTAAATTAGCAGCAGTGTTTGCATCTAAAACGGGTGCTCAGCATGTTAATTTAAAAAATGTTGTGGATCAAAGTATACTTGGTGGTGTGATTTTACAATCGCAATCCACGTTAATTGATGGTAGCTTAAAAACAAAAATTGCCAAAATGAAGGCACAATTATTAGGTTAG
- a CDS encoding F0F1 ATP synthase subunit epsilon, protein MADETATVASTGITVQIVTPVGEVYNESNIELAVVNTQGGQIGIMRKHVPLLAALTINELLVKSNGQMDTLAVNGGIAEFSNDLLTIVADSAETSDDIDVTRAEGAKERAETRIAHAQNDHNDAELKRARVALMRAVNRIHVAAIRQGK, encoded by the coding sequence ATGGCAGATGAGACAGCTACTGTAGCGTCAACAGGGATCACAGTGCAAATTGTGACACCAGTTGGGGAAGTTTATAACGAGTCAAACATTGAGTTGGCGGTTGTGAATACACAAGGTGGACAAATTGGTATTATGCGAAAGCATGTGCCATTGTTAGCTGCATTAACAATTAATGAATTACTTGTCAAAAGTAATGGACAAATGGACACGCTAGCCGTTAATGGTGGTATTGCTGAGTTTTCTAACGATCTGCTCACAATAGTTGCAGACAGTGCGGAAACCTCTGATGATATTGATGTAACACGTGCTGAAGGTGCTAAAGAACGTGCTGAAACACGTATTGCTCATGCACAAAATGATCATAACGATGCTGAATTGAAGCGTGCTCGTGTTGCTTTGATGCGAGCTGTTAATCGTATTCATGTTGCTGCAATTAGACAAGGTAAATAA
- the atpF gene encoding F0F1 ATP synthase subunit B — translation MFGLTTLAAEKIPIGNSVFIIISFLALMYILKKVAYGPVTKTLDDRAAKISNDIDGAEVARQEAEDLAVQRQSELADTRQKATQVVADAKASAQKQSDTLISTASDRATLISQRAQTDAEKLKEDAILNAKNDVAALSVAIASKLMQKELSLNDQQALIDAYISDLETK, via the coding sequence ATGTTTGGTTTAACAACCTTAGCAGCAGAAAAAATACCAATAGGTAACTCGGTATTTATTATTATTTCATTCCTCGCGTTGATGTATATTTTGAAAAAAGTTGCATATGGTCCAGTGACCAAAACACTTGATGATCGTGCTGCTAAAATTTCTAATGATATTGATGGCGCTGAAGTTGCACGTCAAGAAGCAGAAGACTTAGCAGTACAACGCCAAAGTGAATTGGCTGATACACGTCAAAAAGCAACTCAAGTTGTCGCTGATGCTAAAGCAAGCGCACAAAAGCAAAGTGATACATTAATATCTACTGCTTCTGATCGTGCTACTTTAATCAGTCAGCGTGCACAAACAGACGCTGAAAAGCTCAAGGAAGATGCAATTTTAAATGCAAAAAACGATGTTGCAGCGCTGTCAGTAGCAATTGCTTCAAAGTTAATGCAAAAAGAATTATCGTTAAATGATCAACAAGCATTAATTGATGCTTACATTTCAGATTTAGAAACTAAATAA
- the atpD gene encoding F0F1 ATP synthase subunit beta — protein sequence MSTGKVVQVIGPVVDVAFEAGQQVPDINNALKIDKGEGQTLTVEVSLALGDGVVRTIAMDSTDGLQRGMSVTDTGDAITVPVGESTLGRVFNVLGEPVDNNGAIADDTPRNSIHREAPKYDELASSTEILETGIKVIDLLAPYVRGGKIGLFGGAGVGKTVLIQELIHNIAQGHNGISVFTGVGERTREGNDMYHEMEESGVLKQTAMVYGQMNEPPGARMRVALTGLTMAENFRDNEGKDVLLFIDNIFRFTQAGSEVSALLGRIPSAVGYQPTLATEMGQLQERITSTKKGSVTSIQAVYVPADDYTDPAPATTFAHLDATTNLERALTQQGIYPAVDPLASTSSALDPQIVGQEHYEVATEVQRTLQRYRELQDIISILGMDELSDEEKTTVNRARRIQFFLSQPFSVAETFTGINGEYVPVAETVRSFKDILDGKYDDLPEDAFRNVGAIEQVVEKAKTMAQ from the coding sequence ATGAGTACTGGAAAAGTCGTACAAGTGATTGGTCCGGTTGTCGATGTTGCGTTTGAAGCAGGACAGCAAGTGCCTGATATCAATAATGCGCTTAAAATCGATAAAGGCGAAGGCCAAACATTGACAGTTGAAGTTTCATTGGCATTGGGTGACGGCGTTGTTCGTACCATTGCTATGGACTCAACTGATGGACTTCAACGTGGCATGTCAGTAACTGATACTGGCGATGCAATTACTGTGCCAGTTGGTGAATCTACTTTGGGTCGTGTTTTCAACGTGTTGGGAGAACCAGTGGATAACAACGGTGCAATTGCCGATGATACACCACGTAATTCTATTCACCGCGAAGCCCCTAAATATGATGAACTAGCTAGTTCTACGGAAATCTTGGAGACAGGCATTAAGGTGATTGATTTACTCGCACCTTACGTCCGTGGTGGAAAGATTGGTTTGTTTGGTGGTGCCGGTGTTGGTAAAACAGTTCTGATTCAAGAATTGATTCACAACATTGCCCAAGGTCACAATGGTATTTCAGTCTTCACAGGTGTCGGAGAACGTACACGTGAAGGTAATGATATGTACCATGAAATGGAAGAATCAGGCGTTTTGAAACAAACTGCCATGGTTTATGGGCAAATGAACGAACCACCAGGTGCACGTATGCGTGTTGCTTTAACTGGTTTGACAATGGCTGAAAACTTCCGTGATAATGAAGGTAAGGATGTGTTGTTGTTTATTGATAACATTTTCCGTTTCACTCAGGCCGGTTCTGAAGTGTCAGCTTTGTTGGGACGTATTCCATCAGCCGTTGGTTATCAGCCAACATTGGCAACAGAAATGGGCCAATTGCAGGAACGAATTACTTCAACTAAGAAGGGTTCAGTTACTTCAATTCAAGCCGTTTATGTGCCTGCTGATGATTATACTGATCCAGCCCCTGCTACAACATTCGCGCATTTGGATGCAACAACTAACTTGGAACGTGCGTTGACACAACAAGGTATTTATCCCGCGGTTGATCCTTTGGCATCAACTTCATCAGCTTTGGATCCACAAATTGTTGGTCAAGAGCACTATGAAGTTGCTACTGAAGTGCAACGAACACTACAACGTTATCGCGAATTGCAAGATATCATTTCAATTTTGGGTATGGATGAGTTGTCAGATGAAGAGAAGACGACGGTTAACCGTGCACGTCGTATTCAATTCTTCTTATCACAACCATTTTCAGTTGCTGAAACGTTTACCGGTATTAATGGTGAATACGTGCCAGTTGCTGAAACGGTGCGTTCGTTCAAAGATATCTTAGATGGTAAATATGATGATTTGCCAGAAGATGCATTCCGTAACGTTGGGGCTATTGAACAAGTTGTTGAAAAAGCCAAAACAATGGCCCAATAA
- the atpE gene encoding F0F1 ATP synthase subunit C codes for MDLHNLGVIAAGLAAAGAAVGGGIGNGVLISQFLAGMSRQPELEGRLLSRMFLGVALVEVMPILSIVFAFMLMGR; via the coding sequence ATGGATTTGCACAATCTTGGTGTTATCGCAGCTGGTCTTGCAGCCGCTGGAGCCGCCGTTGGTGGTGGTATTGGTAACGGTGTTTTGATCTCACAATTCTTGGCAGGTATGAGCCGCCAACCAGAACTTGAAGGTCGTTTATTGTCACGTATGTTCTTGGGTGTTGCTTTGGTCGAAGTTATGCCCATCTTATCAATTGTGTTCGCCTTCATGTTGATGGGTAGATAA
- the phnC gene encoding phosphonate ABC transporter ATP-binding protein: protein MIKFEHVSKTYPNGVKGLQDINLEIQDGEFIGIIGMSGAGKSTFIRTINRLNDITEGQLTVDGIEISSLKGKSLRRYRRKVGMIFQSYNLVPRISVIKNVMSSLVPDMPFGRVLFGVFSKEDKIKALESLDRVSMLDKAFIRTDQLSGGQQQRVSLARTLAQNPKVLLADEPVAALDPVTAHEVMDDFKRINEELGQTVLINIHHVDLALEYSKRIIGIRSGKIVYDGPVAGITQDVLDLIYSKDEAE from the coding sequence ATGATTAAATTTGAGCATGTTTCAAAAACATATCCTAACGGTGTGAAGGGATTACAAGATATTAACTTAGAAATACAAGATGGTGAATTCATTGGTATTATAGGTATGTCTGGCGCGGGAAAGTCAACGTTTATTCGTACAATCAATCGTTTAAATGATATTACTGAAGGTCAATTGACTGTGGACGGAATCGAAATTTCTAGTCTAAAGGGAAAATCCCTACGGCGTTATCGTCGTAAAGTAGGTATGATTTTTCAATCATATAATTTGGTTCCCAGAATTTCAGTCATTAAAAATGTCATGAGTTCATTAGTGCCAGATATGCCATTTGGCCGTGTGTTATTTGGTGTATTTTCAAAGGAAGACAAAATTAAAGCACTCGAATCACTAGACCGTGTGTCAATGTTAGATAAGGCATTCATTCGTACAGATCAGCTATCTGGTGGTCAACAACAACGTGTGTCATTAGCGAGAACATTAGCTCAAAACCCAAAGGTTTTATTAGCCGACGAACCAGTTGCAGCGTTAGATCCAGTCACAGCACATGAGGTGATGGATGATTTCAAACGTATTAACGAAGAGCTTGGACAAACTGTTTTAATTAATATTCATCATGTTGATTTAGCTTTAGAATATTCTAAACGTATTATAGGTATTCGCTCTGGAAAAATAGTCTATGATGGTCCTGTGGCAGGTATTACCCAAGATGTACTAGACTTAATTTATAGTAAAGATGAGGCAGAATAA